A window from Flavobacterium gyeonganense encodes these proteins:
- a CDS encoding helix-turn-helix and ligand-binding sensor domain-containing protein: MKSILLKLLFFFFITAQIQSQELLPFVENYTKSNYQGDNQIWNVVQGKDNAMYFANNHYLLRYDGVIWEKYTLPNKTIIRSIMIEGDRIYSGSYKEFGYWLRKEGKMRYISITKNLRLFDEKDNEEIWKIFKFNGSIYFQSFNDVFIYNGKQIRKIRFPFLISYCFVVDKNLYVASVEKGVFKMDDSKIANPKGWDALKNSVVHAIEKYNNKTYIFTQKKGIFIVENGVLKPWNNSFNEVLKAATINVAKFIKNDKLVLGTGNKGVFIYDFKTDSYKNIDRNNVLMNNSVLSIGFDKENDLWLGLDNGIAHVEVNSPVSIFYDNSGILGSVYSVATTNKGYLIASNHGVFEFDSGKFKMIPNTQGQAWNITKNGNKYIIGHNDGTFCYENGSLVKTNNVSGGWNLSKSSINNTCFQSTYSGILAYDDISKLNEYKKIDGISKPIKYVAQNKKNEIFAADNYRGLYRVLYSDKYQTRKVENITQKSTIENDFGVKIFEFRNEILFLINNLWYTYNSITNKLEENELFNDNFKNISDVVAIDENHFMVLQDGILYHIYASGNKFVWNIIQEKYYKGKLINDNLRIFKTQNHYLLNLDDGFISLQLKYSNNQNTNLKIEAFSEGVLLPEDSKIKYNTELKINVISGIYGASKPNLFYTINSNKDFVPIYEGHILLNNLSSGFHSVSVYKHDGVHYDKICNFDFKVAQPWYFSVWMILLYLLLVSAMLFLYYKWNKLRYIQKLKLQAEELKHQREILEMELKAENELNIQEYEKHILELELQTKSSEVAGKSLSIAKQSEMIENIQNILDSEKDFNKLRSEIKKAIKINEVNKHEWETFETNLNQIHNEFITTLSKKFPKLTPKDIKLCVYLKMNLSSKEIAPLMNISFRGVELHRYRLRKKLNLTQEENLSKFLLNI; the protein is encoded by the coding sequence TTGAAATCGATACTCTTAAAATTACTGTTCTTCTTTTTCATTACCGCTCAAATTCAATCGCAAGAATTACTTCCTTTCGTAGAAAATTATACTAAATCCAATTATCAGGGTGACAATCAGATCTGGAATGTTGTTCAGGGGAAAGATAACGCTATGTATTTTGCCAATAATCATTATTTATTGCGATATGATGGCGTTATATGGGAGAAATATACGCTGCCAAACAAAACAATCATTCGTTCTATAATGATTGAGGGTGATAGAATTTACTCCGGTTCTTATAAAGAATTTGGCTATTGGCTGAGAAAGGAAGGTAAGATGCGATATATTTCGATTACCAAAAATCTACGCTTATTCGACGAAAAGGATAATGAAGAAATCTGGAAAATTTTCAAATTTAACGGTTCGATATATTTTCAATCTTTTAACGATGTTTTTATTTATAATGGAAAACAGATCAGAAAAATCAGATTTCCATTTTTGATTTCTTACTGTTTTGTAGTTGATAAGAATCTGTATGTGGCTTCGGTAGAAAAAGGTGTTTTTAAAATGGACGACAGCAAAATTGCCAATCCGAAAGGGTGGGATGCTCTTAAGAACAGTGTTGTTCATGCAATAGAAAAATATAATAACAAGACCTATATTTTTACTCAGAAAAAAGGAATTTTTATTGTTGAAAACGGAGTTTTAAAACCCTGGAATAATTCATTTAATGAAGTTTTAAAAGCGGCTACAATTAACGTAGCCAAGTTTATAAAAAATGACAAATTAGTTTTAGGTACAGGTAACAAAGGTGTTTTTATCTATGATTTTAAAACTGACAGCTACAAAAATATTGATCGGAACAATGTATTGATGAATAATTCTGTCTTAAGTATTGGATTTGATAAGGAAAATGATTTATGGCTAGGTCTGGATAATGGTATAGCACACGTTGAAGTAAATTCACCAGTATCCATTTTTTATGACAATTCTGGAATTTTAGGTTCGGTATATTCCGTTGCAACTACCAATAAAGGCTATTTAATAGCTTCTAATCATGGTGTTTTTGAATTTGATTCCGGTAAATTTAAAATGATCCCAAACACTCAGGGACAGGCATGGAATATTACTAAAAATGGCAATAAATATATCATAGGCCATAATGACGGGACCTTTTGTTATGAAAACGGTTCTTTAGTTAAAACAAATAATGTAAGTGGTGGTTGGAATTTATCGAAAAGCAGCATTAATAATACCTGTTTTCAATCGACTTATAGTGGGATTCTGGCATACGATGATATTTCAAAACTGAATGAATATAAAAAAATTGATGGTATTTCGAAACCAATAAAATATGTGGCCCAAAACAAAAAAAATGAAATTTTTGCTGCTGATAACTACCGGGGTTTATATCGTGTTTTGTATAGCGATAAGTACCAGACCCGGAAGGTTGAAAATATTACACAAAAGAGTACCATAGAAAATGATTTTGGGGTAAAAATTTTTGAATTTAGAAATGAGATTCTTTTTCTGATCAATAATTTATGGTATACCTACAATTCGATTACGAATAAGCTTGAGGAAAATGAATTGTTTAATGACAATTTTAAAAATATTTCAGATGTTGTAGCAATCGATGAAAATCATTTTATGGTCCTTCAGGATGGGATTTTATATCATATTTATGCTTCCGGAAATAAATTTGTGTGGAATATCATTCAGGAAAAATATTATAAAGGAAAGCTGATTAATGACAATTTGAGAATTTTTAAAACTCAAAACCATTATTTGCTTAATCTTGATGACGGATTTATTTCCCTTCAGTTAAAATATAGTAACAATCAAAATACGAATCTCAAAATTGAAGCTTTTAGTGAAGGAGTCCTGCTTCCAGAGGATTCTAAAATTAAATATAATACAGAACTGAAAATTAATGTTATATCAGGGATTTATGGTGCAAGCAAGCCTAATTTGTTTTACACAATAAATAGCAACAAGGATTTTGTTCCTATTTATGAAGGACATATTTTACTCAATAACTTAAGCAGCGGATTTCATTCTGTTAGTGTTTATAAACATGACGGTGTTCACTATGACAAGATTTGCAATTTTGATTTTAAAGTAGCTCAGCCATGGTATTTTTCTGTGTGGATGATTCTTCTGTATTTATTATTAGTGAGTGCAATGTTGTTTTTGTATTACAAATGGAATAAGCTTCGTTATATTCAAAAATTAAAATTACAGGCTGAAGAATTAAAACACCAGCGTGAAATTCTGGAAATGGAATTAAAAGCTGAAAACGAATTGAATATTCAGGAATACGAGAAACATATCCTTGAACTTGAACTTCAAACCAAATCGTCTGAAGTAGCTGGAAAATCATTGTCAATAGCCAAACAAAGTGAAATGATTGAAAACATTCAAAATATATTAGATTCAGAGAAAGATTTTAATAAACTTAGGAGTGAGATTAAAAAAGCTATTAAAATCAATGAAGTCAATAAACACGAATGGGAAACCTTTGAAACCAATCTGAATCAGATACACAACGAATTTATAACTACTCTTTCAAAGAAGTTCCCTAAACTTACTCCAAAAGATATCAAACTATGTGTATATCTAAAAATGAACCTTTCTTCAAAAGAAATAGCACCATTAATGAATATTTCATTTAGAGGTGTTGAACTACATAGATATCGCTTAAGAAAGAAATTAAATCTTACTCAGGAAGAAAATCTTTCGAAATTTTTACTAAATATATAA
- the bglX gene encoding beta-glucosidase BglX, which produces MKKKLIIFFLGCTIMGYAQKKNTKNAVKIKPKSEFVAELMSKMTLDEKIGQLNLPTSGDITTGQANSSDVAKNIAEGKVGGLFNIKSVQKIKEVQKIAVEKSRLKIPLLFGMDVIHGYETTFPIPLGLSCTWDMKLIERSAQIAAQEASADGINWTFSPMVDISRDPRWGRISEGSGEDPYLGSQIAKAMVNGYQQHDLSKNNSILACVKHFALYGAPEAGRDYNTVDMSHIRMFNDYFPPYKAAVDAGVGSVMASFNEVDGIPATGSKWLMTDVLRKQWGFKGFVVTDYTGIPEMIDHGMGDLQQVSALALNAGVEMDMVGEGFLGTLKKSLDEGKVKIETIDNAVKLILEAKYDLGLFHDPYKYCDPKRAKTEIFTTASRKEAREIAAQSLVLLKNQNQVLPLKKSGTIALIGPLADARNNMSGTWSVATVGEKCISLLQGIQDVGGKSVKVLYAKGSNLDYDETFETNATMFGKTLNRDPRPKEELITEALKVAEQSDVIVAALGESAEMSGESSSRTNLEIPQAQKDLLNALLKTGKPVVLVLFDGRPLVLNDENATVPAILNVWFAGSEAGHAIADVLFGDVNPSGKLTTTFPRSVGQVPIYYAHKNTGRPLSNTEGKFEKFRSNYIDERNEPLFPFGFGLSYTTFDYSNLKISADKMNFSGKLKVTVDVTNTGNFDGKETVQLYIRDLVGSVTRPVRELKGFQKITLKKGEKQTVSFEITVEDLKFYNSDLQFVAEPGQFDVFVGGNSAADKKVSFELTK; this is translated from the coding sequence ATGAAAAAGAAATTAATCATATTCTTTTTAGGTTGTACTATTATGGGTTACGCCCAAAAAAAGAATACTAAGAATGCAGTAAAAATTAAACCAAAGTCGGAGTTTGTGGCGGAATTAATGTCAAAAATGACTTTAGATGAAAAGATAGGTCAGTTAAACTTACCAACTTCAGGAGATATTACAACAGGACAGGCAAACAGTTCTGATGTTGCAAAAAATATCGCTGAAGGTAAAGTTGGCGGCTTGTTCAATATAAAATCAGTTCAGAAAATTAAAGAAGTACAGAAAATTGCGGTTGAAAAAAGTCGTTTAAAAATTCCGCTGCTTTTTGGTATGGACGTGATTCACGGTTATGAAACAACTTTTCCGATTCCGCTTGGATTATCCTGTACCTGGGATATGAAGCTAATCGAGAGAAGCGCGCAGATTGCTGCGCAGGAAGCAAGTGCTGATGGTATCAACTGGACATTTTCTCCTATGGTTGACATTTCGCGGGATCCTCGTTGGGGAAGGATTTCCGAAGGTTCAGGAGAAGATCCGTATTTAGGAAGCCAGATTGCAAAAGCAATGGTGAACGGATACCAGCAGCACGATCTTTCTAAAAATAATTCCATCTTAGCCTGTGTCAAACATTTTGCTTTATACGGTGCTCCGGAGGCAGGTCGTGATTACAATACCGTAGATATGAGCCACATCCGAATGTTTAATGACTATTTTCCGCCTTACAAAGCTGCAGTTGATGCCGGAGTAGGCTCGGTGATGGCATCTTTCAATGAAGTAGACGGAATTCCGGCAACGGGAAGCAAATGGTTAATGACTGATGTTTTAAGAAAACAGTGGGGCTTTAAAGGGTTTGTAGTAACAGATTACACCGGGATTCCTGAAATGATTGATCACGGAATGGGTGATTTGCAACAAGTTTCTGCCTTAGCATTAAATGCCGGAGTTGAAATGGACATGGTAGGTGAAGGATTTTTGGGAACCTTGAAGAAATCTTTAGATGAAGGAAAAGTAAAGATAGAAACTATTGACAATGCCGTTAAATTGATTTTGGAAGCCAAATACGATTTAGGATTATTCCACGATCCGTATAAATATTGCGACCCGAAAAGAGCCAAAACAGAAATCTTTACGACAGCTAGCCGAAAAGAAGCCCGTGAGATTGCAGCACAATCATTGGTTTTATTAAAAAATCAAAATCAGGTATTACCACTTAAAAAATCAGGTACTATTGCCCTTATCGGACCATTGGCAGATGCCAGAAACAATATGTCAGGGACTTGGAGTGTAGCTACTGTAGGCGAAAAATGTATCTCATTACTGCAGGGAATTCAGGATGTAGGCGGAAAATCAGTAAAAGTACTTTACGCTAAAGGAAGCAATTTAGATTACGACGAAACTTTTGAAACCAATGCTACTATGTTTGGCAAAACCTTAAATCGTGATCCTCGTCCTAAAGAAGAATTAATTACAGAAGCTTTAAAAGTGGCGGAACAATCCGATGTAATTGTGGCTGCCTTAGGTGAATCTGCAGAAATGAGCGGTGAATCCAGCAGCCGAACAAATCTGGAAATTCCACAGGCCCAAAAAGATTTACTGAATGCTTTGCTAAAAACCGGGAAACCTGTCGTATTGGTTTTGTTTGACGGACGTCCTTTGGTCTTAAATGATGAAAACGCAACGGTTCCTGCTATTCTAAACGTTTGGTTTGCCGGAAGTGAAGCGGGTCACGCTATTGCAGATGTTTTATTTGGAGATGTAAATCCTTCCGGAAAGCTAACTACAACTTTCCCAAGAAGCGTGGGTCAGGTACCGATTTATTATGCACATAAAAACACAGGGAGACCGCTTTCGAATACAGAAGGGAAGTTCGAAAAATTCAGATCAAATTATATTGATGAAAGAAACGAACCTTTATTTCCATTCGGATTTGGGTTGAGCTATACCACTTTCGATTATTCAAATCTGAAAATTTCAGCTGATAAAATGAATTTCAGTGGAAAACTGAAAGTAACGGTTGATGTAACAAATACAGGGAATTTTGACGGAAAAGAAACCGTTCAATTGTACATCAGGGATCTGGTTGGTTCTGTAACAAGACCGGTTAGAGAACTAAAAGGCTTCCAAAAAATAACACTTAAAAAAGGAGAGAAACAAACAGTAAGCTTTGAGATCACTGTTGAAGATTTAAAATTTTATAACTCTGATTTACAATTTGTAGCAGAGCCCGGACAGTTTGATGTTTTCGTAGGAGGAAATTCGGCTGCCGATAAGAAAGTTAGTTTTGAGTTAACTAAGTAG
- a CDS encoding RagB/SusD family nutrient uptake outer membrane protein, protein MKKIYISIFVLTGLLFSGCADEFLEVNPTESVPADVELINNDEGAKGLVTAIYNQFLGWEMSSFAWNAVTSIISDDADKGSDPGDAGTDKDIIDNLTYNASTPSFQSIWDANYAGINRCNQALDLLPKLDKATSALKTRLEGETKFMRAFMYFTLVKGYGAVPIIDHLPLPASEEDRIMQLTRKSPAEVYAFIEKDLNDAIMNLPDKSVYGADDKTRVSKGSAYALLAKVNLYQKNWQKVIDNCDKVTGYDLVDDYAYQFKKEGEFGIESIFEINGIGSTSSPGFGIGNYSVSQAPRGSGGWGWGFNTPTQGLADAYEPGDVRKAATIIFRGSVLYDGTEVPESVANPMYNYKAYSSDFSNQEFTDTNLRYLRYAEVLLMKAEALNELGQTSLAIPLLNKVRLRANLGETPALTQTDVRKAIWKERRVELAFEHDRWFDLIRTGQAKDAMAADGKTFIVGKHELWPIPTSFLREAGTLSQQNPGGY, encoded by the coding sequence ATGAAAAAAATATATATATCGATTTTTGTGCTAACCGGATTACTCTTTTCGGGATGCGCAGATGAATTTTTAGAAGTAAACCCTACTGAATCTGTACCTGCTGATGTTGAACTGATAAATAATGATGAAGGGGCTAAAGGACTTGTAACAGCAATTTATAATCAATTTTTAGGCTGGGAAATGTCATCTTTTGCCTGGAATGCTGTTACCAGTATCATTTCAGATGATGCAGACAAAGGCTCTGATCCGGGAGATGCGGGTACTGATAAGGATATAATTGACAATTTAACCTATAATGCTTCAACTCCCTCATTTCAATCTATATGGGATGCTAATTATGCAGGAATAAACAGATGTAATCAGGCTTTGGATCTCCTTCCTAAACTTGATAAAGCAACATCGGCTCTAAAAACAAGGCTAGAGGGAGAAACAAAATTTATGAGAGCTTTTATGTATTTTACTTTGGTAAAAGGATATGGGGCTGTTCCAATTATTGATCATTTGCCACTTCCAGCATCAGAAGAAGACAGGATTATGCAGCTCACCCGCAAGTCTCCGGCAGAAGTTTATGCTTTTATCGAAAAGGATTTAAATGATGCTATAATGAATTTGCCTGATAAATCAGTTTATGGAGCAGATGATAAAACAAGAGTTTCCAAGGGGTCTGCTTATGCCTTACTTGCTAAAGTAAACCTATATCAGAAAAACTGGCAGAAAGTAATTGACAATTGTGATAAAGTAACCGGATATGATTTAGTTGACGATTATGCTTATCAATTCAAAAAAGAAGGGGAGTTTGGTATTGAATCTATTTTTGAAATCAACGGAATTGGTTCTACTTCAAGTCCTGGTTTCGGAATCGGAAATTACTCGGTTTCTCAGGCACCACGTGGATCCGGAGGCTGGGGCTGGGGTTTTAATACGCCAACTCAGGGTTTAGCAGATGCATATGAACCGGGAGACGTAAGAAAAGCAGCTACTATTATTTTCAGGGGATCGGTTTTGTATGATGGTACAGAAGTACCGGAGTCAGTTGCAAATCCGATGTATAACTACAAAGCGTACTCATCAGATTTTTCTAATCAGGAATTTACAGATACGAATCTTAGATATTTAAGATACGCAGAAGTATTACTAATGAAAGCGGAGGCTTTAAATGAATTGGGGCAGACTTCACTTGCTATTCCTCTATTAAATAAGGTGAGGCTCAGAGCAAATTTAGGGGAAACACCTGCATTAACCCAAACTGATGTAAGAAAGGCAATATGGAAAGAAAGAAGAGTCGAACTGGCATTTGAACATGACAGATGGTTTGATCTTATCAGAACAGGTCAGGCTAAAGATGCTATGGCTGCAGATGGAAAAACTTTTATAGTTGGAAAACATGAATTATGGCCTATTCCAACTTCTTTCCTGAGAGAAGCAGGAACACTTTCTCAGCAAAACCCTGGAGGTTATTAA
- a CDS encoding SusC/RagA family TonB-linked outer membrane protein translates to MKNFIFSFFVLLLLPAYMSGQTITGKVVDSSGMGVPGAIISASESKASAETDFDGNFTINAKEGEVIKISMLGFEAVSLPATTVPMEIKLKESEDTALKEVVVIGYGTRKKIDNTSAVTSIKSEEITKMKVINASQAIQGKAAGVQVSTSDAPGSTPSVLIRGAGTALGGRNPLYVVDGMPTENINNINANDITSYEVLKDASSLAIYGTRGANGVIMITTKSGKGKLTVDVESFAGFRSPLKKVKMANSEEFVRYSNVAYSNAYPQGRFSANQPYDTNWFDEITRTGSYTQNNISISGSSENIKYFFSAGNYEEKGILKGSDYGRTTFRSNNEFKISDKLSIGQNFSVSSIKNRPVPLSAFTNAYRQTPLVPVRYEDGKYGVPFVSNGIVAQTGESFNNVGNAVSQLDYTNEQQNSVILQGGLKLDYEIVKSLKFTSQFNGEFYTYKQYNYVDNLALWLAADPGRAASGYDTKSLNTNTLTRGRDQYFNWNLSNYLTYNKVFAEIHDVEVTAGIESNVQGTREKLTIDRKNVNPNADYWSLKDINVASTVTGYKDEALNQRRLASYFARFQYKLMDKYLLTGTVRRDGSSQFADDKRWGTFPSVGLGWIVSKESFLSDIEPINLLKIRGSWGRLGNQNVPLNTQTFTSGVDVPGLGSGTTINSQVDPNLSWEIVEELSAGFDFELFSNKLKGSFDLYDKKTTNTILNVKPYGTSGITLATPAHVGEVFNKGYEIALRWDDKINDNLSYWVGGNFSHNKNELSSLKNVQISPIIGGSLGNGQNAKILDNTSVGQPLGSFYMYEFAGIDPANGNMLYYTASGDKVIQTALNERTDKKYVGSLLPTSTYGVTLGLNYKNIDFSVDGYGTGGAKVYNGKKAQRFGGENIEASVANDFWTPTNTTASNPRPSNVTPYISTFFLESADFFRINNITLGYKLPLKDDQFFSFCRIYINAINPFISQKFSGFSPDITSDGKLVEGTQGVELDAYPSLRSFIIGANFKF, encoded by the coding sequence ATGAAAAATTTTATTTTTAGCTTTTTTGTCTTATTGCTTTTGCCTGCATATATGTCAGGGCAAACAATTACAGGAAAAGTAGTAGATAGTAGTGGAATGGGAGTTCCTGGAGCTATAATTTCGGCTTCGGAATCAAAAGCATCTGCTGAGACTGATTTTGATGGTAATTTTACCATAAATGCCAAAGAAGGCGAAGTCATTAAAATCTCAATGCTTGGTTTTGAAGCTGTGTCTCTACCTGCAACAACAGTTCCAATGGAAATAAAACTGAAAGAATCCGAAGATACTGCCTTAAAAGAAGTAGTAGTAATAGGATATGGAACCAGAAAGAAAATTGATAATACTTCTGCTGTAACCTCAATTAAATCTGAGGAAATTACCAAGATGAAAGTAATTAATGCATCACAGGCCATACAAGGTAAAGCTGCCGGTGTACAAGTTTCAACTTCTGATGCACCTGGAAGTACACCTTCAGTTTTAATCAGGGGAGCCGGTACAGCATTAGGAGGAAGAAATCCTTTATATGTTGTGGATGGTATGCCAACTGAGAATATCAATAATATTAATGCTAATGATATTACATCTTATGAAGTTCTTAAAGATGCTTCCTCATTAGCTATTTATGGAACCCGAGGTGCTAATGGTGTAATTATGATTACAACAAAATCAGGAAAGGGTAAACTTACTGTAGATGTTGAAAGTTTTGCAGGTTTTAGGAGTCCATTGAAAAAAGTAAAAATGGCAAATAGCGAGGAGTTTGTTCGTTATAGTAATGTTGCTTATAGTAACGCTTATCCACAAGGAAGGTTTTCTGCCAATCAGCCTTATGATACCAATTGGTTTGATGAAATTACCAGAACAGGATCCTATACCCAAAACAATATTTCTATTTCAGGTTCTTCAGAAAATATAAAATATTTTTTTAGTGCTGGTAATTACGAAGAAAAAGGAATTTTAAAAGGATCTGATTATGGCCGCACCACTTTCAGAAGTAATAATGAGTTTAAAATTTCAGATAAACTTAGTATTGGTCAAAACTTTAGCGTGAGTAGCATAAAAAACAGACCAGTTCCTTTGAGTGCTTTTACCAATGCTTACAGACAGACTCCATTAGTTCCTGTGCGTTATGAGGATGGGAAATATGGTGTACCATTCGTTTCAAATGGAATTGTAGCCCAAACAGGAGAATCTTTTAACAATGTTGGTAATGCAGTATCGCAGTTAGATTATACAAATGAGCAGCAAAACAGCGTTATTTTACAGGGAGGTTTGAAATTGGATTATGAAATTGTAAAATCATTAAAATTTACATCGCAATTTAATGGAGAATTTTATACCTACAAACAGTATAACTATGTTGATAATTTAGCTTTATGGCTTGCGGCAGATCCTGGAAGAGCAGCATCAGGGTACGATACAAAAAGTTTAAATACAAATACTTTAACAAGGGGCAGAGATCAATATTTTAATTGGAATTTGTCTAACTACTTAACTTATAATAAAGTTTTTGCTGAAATTCATGATGTTGAAGTTACTGCAGGTATTGAATCGAATGTACAGGGTACAAGAGAGAAATTGACAATTGACAGAAAAAATGTAAATCCAAATGCTGACTATTGGTCTTTAAAAGATATTAATGTTGCAAGTACAGTGACAGGATATAAAGATGAAGCTTTAAATCAAAGAAGGCTTGCCTCATATTTTGCCCGTTTTCAGTACAAATTGATGGACAAATATTTACTTACCGGAACTGTTAGACGGGACGGATCATCTCAATTTGCTGATGATAAACGTTGGGGAACATTTCCATCGGTTGGTTTAGGTTGGATTGTATCAAAAGAAAGCTTTTTAAGTGATATAGAGCCGATTAACTTATTGAAAATAAGAGGTTCGTGGGGTAGATTAGGAAATCAAAACGTACCGTTGAATACGCAGACTTTTACTTCCGGTGTAGATGTACCAGGGCTTGGTTCAGGTACCACCATCAATTCGCAGGTCGATCCTAATTTATCATGGGAAATTGTAGAAGAACTTTCCGCAGGTTTTGATTTTGAGTTATTCAGCAATAAATTGAAAGGTTCATTTGATTTATATGATAAGAAAACAACCAACACAATTTTAAATGTAAAACCTTACGGAACATCAGGAATTACACTTGCAACACCGGCACATGTTGGAGAAGTATTCAATAAAGGTTATGAAATTGCATTACGTTGGGATGATAAAATAAACGATAATTTAAGTTACTGGGTTGGAGGAAACTTTTCTCATAACAAAAATGAACTGTCAAGTCTTAAAAATGTTCAGATATCACCAATTATTGGTGGAAGTTTAGGAAATGGACAAAATGCGAAAATACTTGATAATACTTCAGTAGGACAGCCTTTAGGAAGTTTTTACATGTATGAATTTGCCGGAATTGATCCCGCAAACGGTAATATGCTTTATTACACCGCCAGTGGTGATAAAGTAATTCAGACAGCATTAAATGAGAGAACTGATAAAAAGTATGTTGGCTCACTTTTACCAACTTCTACCTATGGAGTTACTTTAGGTTTAAATTATAAAAATATTGATTTTTCTGTTGATGGTTATGGAACAGGAGGAGCAAAAGTATATAATGGTAAAAAGGCACAACGTTTTGGAGGTGAAAATATTGAAGCCTCGGTAGCTAATGATTTCTGGACACCAACCAATACGACAGCTTCCAATCCAAGACCTTCAAATGTAACACCTTATATTTCTACTTTTTTCTTAGAATCAGCAGATTTCTTTAGAATCAATAACATTACTTTAGGATATAAGCTCCCATTAAAAGATGATCAGTTTTTTAGCTTTTGCCGAATTTATATCAATGCTATTAATCCGTTTATTTCTCAAAAATTCTCAGGTTTCTCACCGGATATAACAAGCGATGGAAAATTGGTAGAAGGTACTCAGGGAGTTGAATTAGACGCTTATCCATCATTGAGATCATTTATAATAGGTGCTAATTTTAAATTTTAA
- a CDS encoding glucoamylase family protein has translation MIKISVLLLAFTFFSCGSNTDKSKENAVKNVSEAKLTDEQLLDVVQKQTFRYFWDYAEPNSGLARERYHPDGVYPENDYNIVTTGGSGFGLMAIISGISQGYITKDQGVERLNKIADFLDKADRFHGAWSHWIDGNTGKVKPFGTKDNGGDLVETSFLAAGMITVREYLKEGSEKEKAVAQKYDALWKGIDWKWYTNNKNVLYWHWSPNYKWEMNFPLEGYNECLITYVLAASSPTHSIDAKAYHEGWARSGGIVSSKTKYNIPLLFKHNGAEEFGGPLFWAHYSYVGLDPNQLSDQYANYFDLNVNQTKINYEYCLANPNKVAGYGADYWGLTASYSRNPDGSVGYNAHMPSNDQGVISPTAAISSIVYTPKESLALIRNLYENHKNETWGNAGFYDALSLGNKWVAKRYLAIDQGPEVVMIENYRTGLLWKLFMNAPETRQGLQKLGFHSTKYGF, from the coding sequence ATGATTAAAATTTCAGTTTTATTACTAGCTTTTACTTTCTTTAGTTGTGGTTCGAATACTGATAAGTCAAAAGAAAATGCAGTAAAAAATGTATCTGAAGCTAAACTCACTGATGAGCAGCTTTTGGATGTGGTTCAAAAACAAACTTTTAGATATTTCTGGGATTATGCTGAACCTAATTCCGGTTTAGCGAGAGAACGTTATCATCCGGATGGGGTTTATCCCGAAAATGATTACAATATTGTTACCACTGGCGGTTCCGGATTTGGACTAATGGCCATTATTTCAGGGATATCTCAAGGATATATCACAAAAGATCAGGGTGTTGAAAGATTAAATAAAATTGCAGATTTTTTAGATAAAGCAGATCGTTTTCACGGAGCCTGGTCTCACTGGATTGACGGAAATACAGGAAAAGTAAAACCTTTTGGAACCAAAGATAATGGAGGCGACCTGGTTGAAACTTCATTTTTAGCTGCAGGAATGATCACTGTTCGTGAATATCTTAAAGAAGGTTCTGAAAAAGAAAAAGCAGTTGCTCAAAAATACGATGCTCTTTGGAAAGGGATTGACTGGAAATGGTACACTAATAATAAAAATGTTTTGTACTGGCACTGGTCGCCAAACTATAAATGGGAGATGAATTTTCCTCTGGAGGGTTACAATGAATGCCTTATCACTTACGTGCTGGCAGCTTCTTCGCCAACTCATTCCATCGATGCAAAAGCATATCATGAAGGCTGGGCGAGAAGCGGTGGAATCGTTTCATCCAAAACAAAATATAATATTCCTTTATTATTTAAGCATAACGGTGCTGAAGAATTTGGAGGACCATTATTCTGGGCTCATTATTCTTATGTTGGTTTAGATCCAAATCAATTAAGTGATCAATATGCTAATTATTTTGATTTGAATGTAAATCAGACCAAAATAAATTATGAGTATTGTTTAGCAAACCCAAATAAGGTTGCTGGGTACGGTGCTGATTATTGGGGACTCACAGCATCATATTCCAGAAATCCTGATGGATCTGTTGGGTATAATGCTCATATGCCAAGTAACGATCAGGGGGTTATTTCGCCTACAGCAGCAATAAGTTCTATTGTTTATACTCCAAAAGAATCATTGGCTTTAATACGTAATTTATATGAAAATCATAAAAATGAAACCTGGGGCAATGCTGGCTTTTATGATGCACTGAGTTTAGGAAACAAATGGGTTGCAAAACGTTATTTGGCAATCGATCAGGGGCCAGAAGTTGTAATGATCGAAAATTACAGAACCGGGCTTTTATGGAAGTTATTTATGAACGCACCAGAAACTAGACAAGGTTTACAAAAATTAGGTTTTCATTCAACAAAATACGGTTTTTAG